Proteins from a single region of Neodiprion virginianus isolate iyNeoVirg1 chromosome 4, iyNeoVirg1.1, whole genome shotgun sequence:
- the LOC124302919 gene encoding protein still life, isoform SIF type 1 isoform X3: protein MGNKLSCSCAPLIRKAYRYEDSPWQAGARGGVGTGGGRRADTGHLLRLWAEVFHVSASGAGTVKWQQVSEDLVPVNITCVQDSPECIFHITAYNSQVDKILDVRLVQPGTRIGQASECFVYWKDTMTNDTWGLNFTSPIDAKQFRECCSPSFKFSRKASSSYSLKLEPPNKQKIKTRRKPLSTPASPSRSREPQCTCMTPEQFARLRTQDPRYRNICGASTLPRTLGRSTEMEMIQGRGDKIAAATSSASLYDNVNNTNSTPGKTPKSGDSIKLKEKQQHNETCQTTPKTANVATGTANVGSQIGSPEEKCSLVSPKKAAKQSQETSTQPNETERETLKSEGTQAGGTLQNKSMRKEQLHHTKSADYTELEMHNGNMFNNVNNNNHGSRHSKSKSTDDMRIENAHNGGISLDSNTLKRMLKPMSSIDSPVTSPEMTRKRHNHHSYHYHPNNNNQKYSMSEAENENYSNPYRSSHNNKFQGSRSSHDMCRQYTGGRERMYLDLEHNRCAGDISPPSDNVIFDNQCYATTPSSSNGNSDMEQQPNHCNSRRCNGGQTYQQQNMTSVSTPGSPTSRLLLEYEMHLRNTLAKGMDAESYSLHTFEALLTQSMENLEFAENIPLNVQRTPHISRRRSNSNKSSTLPLSYRYCNERQNSKDRDGYYSDRNEIIREKRERDADRDRGNLSDYNSRCSTCIDESARAHWFRHSDGWQSGSSTLGSAASNSGNPSYTGHKRSPWDSLPSLRHEGSLNDSGYKSNRTDSMEQRGTFDRQDSVRSDYMSDRDGRYGGIVQQASVESTDSRLCYLTSSEMSDDDRMSLTTAVSDDDDGESVINSPYRGKQTGTAAASFNCTGAVRKAGFLSVKKWLLRKKHQIELARKRGWKGYWVCLKGTTLLFYPCDSHESRSVEAAPKHLIIVDGAIMQPIPEHPKRDYIFCLSTAFGDAYLFQAPCQVELENWVNSIHSACAAAFARHRGKTGTLHLLQEEIFRLEKAIESDHKLKHMADLQQSVVSDAETKQQINNQIVQWEENLERLHCEQFRLRCYMASLQSGELPNPKSLLTHVSRATKQTLNKLGVFTVSSFHAFICARSPSLLNNLLAGRGATKRRPPLLSRSNSGSSKRSLQISSRDEEKTVKVSVPENQLVSVFLRDAMSVEEFLASACSRKSLNPMEHFVRVKKRRDMEDHNYFVPHRTDLIETYLHTHEIVEVCAKILYQVELQRNTLDQMWGFSVEAELIENSDRQDELCCYVSRVEDKSVAMQNGIIKSDEIMVINGAIVSDLDMMYLESVLQEELALCMMMRSSRTEPPDLSGIMRVTDDIIESLVCPPPPSDPPVISEEMITGLIVPAPGWSKEGMLQECSSMSHMENGKQTSRTNSFEIENLLKTAEQVTGFCRSPGETRKSSPTGSVISSHSQAHTPSRQLSDAEKLKKVILELIETERTYVKNLNNLLENYLEPLKRETFLSNAEINALFGNIQEIVTFQRQFLQNLDHAIEMESDFNNFDHPSQFKGVLFSIGSAFLYYVNHFKLYSSFCASHSKAQKVLHPNEGNQALQEFLSARNPRQQHSSTLESYLIKPIQRILKYPLLLQQLRNLTDEHSEEHEHLIEALKGMEKVAEHINEMQRIHEEYGAIFDHLFRQHQKSCKQPIDLSPGDLLYYGGVEWLNISDFLGKIKKGLELHAMCFVFKSAVVFLCKERLRQKKKLMGVSTKANSSEVEIIRYQVLIPVTEVQVRASSAKDMESHFLWELIHLRSQLQRRSEKVYVLSNSTTDFRNAFLKTIRQIIRESVRNMSIPSTKQNMSQPSISISPRMSTGHVEKFEKPVSQGQVQNGNGTVSKKSAKQQMLANQHNVKRKYSQSKHTVDHESSEDKEFEEPSANPTTFRSRSKTISDSSGVAGTVLIAGEVKVDMDSGTKSEGEEDSQAFIGEKKTTLGRTPNHLTLSTTSTISAGSTGSQARLIQSSHQPENYQPITVKELGSPIWKPRELPSMGEATTLPRKGKSAGEFAEISSAHSASRKSLVEINNCAQQSNFNNHV from the exons ATGGGCAACAAGCTATCGTGCAGTTGCGCGCCCTTAATAAGGAAGGCTTACCGGTACGAGGACTCCCCGTGGCAGGCTGGAGCCAGGGGTGGAGTTGGCACCGGGGGAGGACGAAGGGCGGACACTGGTCACTTGCTCAG GCTCTGGGCAGAGGTCTTCCACGTCAGCGCAAGCGGTGCCGGCACTGTCAAGTGGCAGCAGGTCTCCGAGGATCTCGTTCCCGTTAACATCACCTGTGTCCAGGACTCTCCCGAGTGCATTTTTCATATCACTGCTTACAACAGCCAGGTCGACAAGATCCTCGATGTGCGGCTCGTTCAGCCAG GTACGAGGATCGGCCAGGCGTCCGAATGCTTCGTTTACTGGAAGGATACCATGACCAACGATACTTGGGGTCTGAACTTCACCTCACCAATAGATGCCAAACAATTCCGAGAGTGCTGC TCACCTTCTTTTAAATTCTCGAGAAAAGCTTCATCCTCGTATTCGCTGAAACTAGAACCACCGAATAAACAGAAGATAAAAACCCGGAGAAAGCCACTCTCCACACCTGCGTCGCCAAGCCGGTCACGAGAACCACAATGCACCTGCATGACGCCCGAACAGTTCGCCAGACTCAGAACCCAAGATCCGAGATACAGAAACATTTGCG GGGCGTCCACGTTGCCAAGAACCTTAGGGAGGTCAACAGAGATGGAAATGATCCAAGGGCGAGGAGACAAAATAGCGGCGGCGACGTCAAGTGCGTCGCTCTACGACAACGTGAACAACACGAATAGCACACCAGGGAAAACGCCGAAGTCCGGGGACTCGATCAAGCTGAAGGAAAAGCAGCAGCATAACGAGACCTGTCAAACGACACCGAAGACAGCGAACGTTGCCACGGGAACGGCTAACGTTGGATCTCAG ATCGGAAGCCCCGAGGAGAAGTGTTCCTTGGTATCGCCGAAAAAGGCGGCCAAACAGAGCCAGGAGACGTCGACGCAGCCGAATGAGACTGAGCGAGAAACTCTCAAGTCCGAGGGAACTCAGGCGGGTGGTACTCTTCAGAATAAATCGATGCGCAAGGAGCAGCTCCACCATACGAAGTCAGCCGACTATACGGAGCTCGAGATGCACAATGGTAACATGTTCAACAATGTCAACAATAACAACCATGGCTCCCGACACTCCAAGAGCAAAAGCACCGACGACATGCGGATCGAAAATGCTCACAACGGTGGCATTAGTCTTGATTCGAACACCCTGAAGAGAATGCTCAAACCCATGTCCAGCATCGACAGCCCTGTAACCTCACCCGAGATGACCAGGAAGAGGCACAACCATCACAGTTATCATTATCATCCTAATAACAACAACCAAAAGTACTCAATGTCCGAAGCGGAGAATGAAAACTACTCGAATCCATACAGGAGCTCTCACAATAACAAGTTTCAAGGATCTAGGAGTTCTCACGATATGTGCAGACAGTATACCG GCGGCAGAGAGAGGATGTACTTAGATTTGGAACATAATCGGTGCGCAGGTGACATATCGCCGCCCTCGGACAATGTCATATTTGACAACCAGTGCTACGCGACCACACCAAGTTCGTCAAATGGCAATTCTGACATGGAACAGCAGCCGAACCACTGCAACTCGAGGCGGTGTAACGGAGGTCAAACATATCAGCAGCAGAACATGACTTCCGTATCAACGCCGGGGAGTCCGACCAGCCGATTGCTCTTGGAGTACGAAATGCACCTAAGGAACACTCTCGCCAAGGGCATGGACGCCGAGAGCTACAGCCTCCACACCTTCGAGGCCCTTCTCACCCAGAGCATGGAAAATTTAG AATTCGCTGAAAATATACCGCTGAACGTTCAACGCACACCGCACATTTCCAGGAGAC GATCGAACTCGAACAAGTCTTCCACCCTCCCTCTGTCATACCGATACTGCAACGAGCGTCAGAACAGCAAAGACCGCGACGGATATTACAGTGACAGGAACGAAAttataagagaaaaaagagaacggGATGCTGACAGGGACCGAGGCAATCTCAGCGATTATAATTCAAG ATGCTCTACCTGCATCGATGAGTCAGCACGGGCTCACTGGTTCCGTCATTCGGATGGTTGGCAATCGGGCAGTTCAACTTTGGGTTCCGCAGCTTCGAATTCGGGAAATCCATCGTACACAGGGCACAAAAGGTCGCCGTGGGATTCATTGCCATCGCTGAGACATGAGGGAAGCCTAAATGATAGCGGGTACAAATCCAACAGGACTGATTCCATGGAACAGAG GGGGACTTTCGACAGACAGGACAGCGTGAGGTCGGACTACATGTCGGACAGGGACGGAAGATACGGAGGCATCGTTCAACAGGCATCCGTTGAGAGCACCGATTCGAGACTGTGCTACCTCACGTCCTCCGAG atgTCCGACGACGACCGGATGTCACTGACGACAGCAGTGAGCGACGATGACGATGGTGAGAGTGTGATAAATTCACCATACCGAGGCAAGCAGACGGGCACAGCTGCAGCGTCGTTTAATTGCACCGGTGCTGTCCGAAAAGCGGG GTTTCTAAGCGTAAAAAAATGGCTGCTGCGCAAAAAGCACCAGATCGAGCTGGCCAGGAAACGCGGCTGGAAGGGATACTGGGTTTGCCTCAAGGGTACGACTCTTCTTTTCTACCCCTGTGACTCCCATGAAAGCAGGTCCGTCGAGGCGGCACCGAAGCATCTGATTATCGTCGACGGTGCGATAATGCAACCGATACCAGAACACCCGAAGAGGGATTACATCTTCTGCCTGAGCACGGCTTTCGGCGACGCTTATCTATTCCAg GCTCCGTGTCAAGTGGAGTTGGAAAACTGGGTGAACAGTATTCACTCGGCATGCGCAGCGGCATTCGCGCGCCATCGCGGAAAGACTGGAACACTTCATCTTCTTCAGGAGGAAATATTCCGGCTGGAGAAGGCGATCGAGTCG GATCACAAGTTAAAACACATGGCGGATTTACAGCAATCCGTGGTTTCCGACGCCGAGACGAAGCAGCAAATAAACAACCAGATCGTACAGTGGGAGGAGAACCTCGAGCGTCTTCATTGCGAACAGTTTCGGTTGAGGTGCTACATGGCGAGCTTGCAGAGCGGGGAGTTGCCAAATCCAAAG AGTCTCCTGACGCATGTATCCCGAGCAACCAAGCAGACCCTCAACAAACTGGGAGTGTTCACCGTCTCTTCGTTTCACGCGTTCATTTGCGCCCGGAGTCCATCGCTCCTGAACAATTTACTCGCTGGTCGCGGGGCGACAAAGAGAAGGCCACCATTACTGTCCAGGTCTAATAGTGGCTCGAGCAAACGATCCCTGCAGATATCCTCCAGGGACGAGGAAAAGACCGTCAAGGTTTCGGTGCCGGAGAACCAG CTGGTCTCGGTTTTCCTGCGCGACGCCATGTCGGTTGAAGAATTTCTGGCCAGCGCTTGCAGCCGCAAGAGTTTGAACCCCATGGAGCACTTTGTTAGAGTGAAGAAACGGCGCGACATGGAAGATCACAACTACTTCGTACCGCACAGAACTGACCTGATAGAGACTTAC CTCCACACGCACGAGATCGTTGAAGTGTGCGCCAAGATTTTATACCAAGTCGAGCTGCAGCGGAACACCTTGGATCAAATGTGGGGCTTCTCCGTTGAGGCTGAGCTGATCGAAAATTCGGACAGGCAGGATGAGCTCTGCTGTTACGTCAGCCGGGTCGAAGATAAGAGTGTCGCTATGCAGAACG GTATAATTAAAAGCGACGAGATAATGGTGATAAATGGGGCAATCGTCAGTGACTTGGATATGATGTACCTGGAGAGTGTTTTGCAAGAGGAATTAGCCTTGTGCATGATGATGAGGTCATCGAGGACGGAACCTCCGGATTTATCGGGGATCATGCGAGTGACCGATGACATAATCGAGAGTTTGGTCTGCCCGCCACCACCTTCGGATCCACCAGTCATCAGCGAGGAGATGATAACTGGCCTGATTGTCCCCGCGCCGGGATGGA GTAAAGAAGGTATGCTACAGGAATGCTCCTCTATGTCTCACATGGAGAACGGAAAACAGACGTCAAGAACGAATTCATTCGAGATAGAAAATCTGTTGAAAACAGCCGAGCAAGTCACCGGGTTTTGCCGATCGCCTGGAGAGACCAGGAAGTCCAGTCCCACCGGAAGCGTAATAAGCTCACATTCTCAGGCACACACGCCTAGCAGGCAACTCAGCGATGCTGAGAAACTAAAAAAAGTCATATTGGAATTGATAGAAACTGAACGGACTTATGTAAAG aatttaaataatttgctgGAAAACTATCTAGAACCCCTGAAGCGTGAGACATTTTTATCGAATGCAGAAATAAACGCGCTGTTTGGAAACATACAAGAAATCGTCACGTTTCAACggcaatttttgcaaaatttggaTCACGCCATCGAAATGGAATCggatttcaacaatttcgatCACCCGAGTCAATTCAAG GGGGTCCTGTTTTCCATCGGAAGTGCCTTTTTGTATTATGTAAACCACTTCAAATTGTACAGTTCATTTTGCGCTAGTCATTCAAAGGCTCAGAAGGTTTTACACCCCA ACGAAGGCAATCAAGCGCTGCAAGAATTTCTTTCCGCGAGAAATCCACGCCAACAACACTCGTCGACCCTTGAGTCTTACCTGATCAAACCAATCCAGAGAATTCTCAAATATCCTCTCCTGCTTCAGCAGTTGAGAAACTTGACCGACGAGCACAGTGAGGAACACGAGCACTTGATCG AGGCTCTCAAGGGAATGGAAAAGGTAGCTGAACACATTAACGAAATGCAACGAATTCACGAGGAGTACGGAGCAATATTCGATCACCTATTCAGACAGCATCAAAAGTCTTGCAAACAA CCAATCGACCTGAGTCCAGGAGACCTCCTGTACTATGGTGGCGTGGAGTGGCTCAACATCTCGGACtttttgggaaaaataaaaaaaggctTAGAGCTGCACGCGATGTGCTTTGTGTTTAAATCAGCGGTGGTCTTCCTGTGCAAGGAGAGACTGAGACAGAAGAAAAAGCTAATG GGCGTATCGACGAAGGCGAACTCCAGCGAGGTGGAAATCATTCGTTACCAAGTGCTCATCCCTGTCACCGAGGTCCAGGTTCGAGCAAGCTCAGCAAAAGACATGGAATCACACTTCCTGTGGGAATTGATCCATCTAAGAAGCCAACTTCAGCGACGCTCTGAGAAAGTTTACGTACTGTCGAACAG CACGACCGACTTCCGCAACGCGTTCCTGAAGACGATACGTCAGATAATCCGTGAGTCGGTGAGAAACATGAGCATTCCGTCGACGAAGCAGAACATGTCCCAACCGTCGATATCGATATCGCCTCGTATGTCAACGGGCCACGTTGAGAAGTTCGAGAAGCCAGTGAGCCAGGGTCAGGTTCAAAATGGGAATGGCACCGTATCGAAGAAGAGCGCCAAGCAACAGATGCTGGCCAACCAGCACAACGTCAAGCGGAAGTACAGCCAGTCTAAGCACACCGTTGACCACGAAAGCTCGGAGGACAAGGAGTTTGAGGAACCGTCAGCGAACCCAACGACATTCCGATCGAGGAGCAAAACCATCAGCGACAGCTCGG GAGTAGCGGGGACTGTCTTGATTGCAGGTGAAGTTAAGGTGGACATGGATTCGGGAACAAAGTCAGAGGGGGAAGAGGACTCCCAGGCTTTCATAGGGGAGAAGAAAACAACGCTAGGTCGAACCCCGAACCACTTGACTTTGAGCACAACGTCAACAATTTCAGCGGGTAGCACCGGCAGTCAAGCAAGACTGATTCAGTCCTCTCATCAGCCCGAGAACTACCAGCCGATTACCGTCAAGGAACTCG GTTCGCCGATATGGAAGCCGAGAGAGCTGCCGTCGATGGGCGAAGCCACCACTTTGCCACGGAAGGGTAAGTCGGCTGGAGAGTTCGCGGAAATCTCCTCCGCTCACAGCGCGTCCCGCAAATCTTTAGTAGAAATCAATAATTGTGCTCAACAATCTAACTTTAATAATCACGTTTAA